GGAGGGTTGATACTCTTGGATCACCAAGTAATCGGCATAGCGATCGATAGCGACATTATAATCAGGCAGATCAGCATCATACAGGCGGTAACTGTTCACCCCTTCCAGTTTGGCCCAACGCTCTAATTGCCGCTGTTTTTTAGCTAAACGATTGGCGAAATCAGTCGCCAATCGCCTGGTCTCATTCGGTTGAGCGGCCAGTCGATAATTTTTTTGTACACAGGCTAACGGCCCATTATTCATCTTAAATTGTCGCTCAGCCCGCAGTTGCAGGGCATGAAATAGATCCGGGTGTTGACCCAACAGTGATAAGCGCCAACCGGCAAATTGCCGCTTTAGATTCTGTGACAAGTTAGTGTAGAGCGCCAATAGGGCAGGCGGGCAACTCAGCCGCTCTCCATACGGTGGATTGGTCAATAGCACGCCACTGCCGGCCTGTGGACAAGGATTGATTAACTGGCAGACATCCGCTACCCCAAAGGTGATCAAGGAGGCGACCCCAGCGTGTTGTGCATTCAGTCGCGCTTGCTGCAGCACCGCTGGCGCTTGATCGTACCCTATCAGGAGACCCTGGTAGCCTTTTACACCGGCTGCGGCGCGCTGTTGCGCTTGCTGCTGTAATCGCTGCCAGTGTGCTGGTTGATGCTGCGACCAGGCGTTAAAACCCCACTGCTGCCGTTGCAGTCCGGGAGCAATATCGGCCGCTAGCAAAGCCGCTTCAATCAACAGCGTACCGGCGCCACACAGCGGATCGATCAAGGGTTCACCCGGTTGCCATCCTGATCGCCGCACCAGGGCTGCCGCTAAATGCTCTTTCAGTGGTGCCGCTCCCGCCGCCTGGCGATAGCCGCGTTGGTGCAGTGAATGGCCGCTGAGATCGAGGGATAAAATCAGCTGATCACGCTGCAGATAGCCCTCAATCAGCAGATCTGGATCCTGTTTAGCCACCCTAGGACGTGGCAGAGCCTGTTGCTGGAAACGATCAACAATGGCATCTTTGATCCGCAAGGCCCCATAGTGGCTATGGCGGATGATCGGAGAGGTGCCGATAAAACGGACCGCAAAGGTCGCCTCCGCGCTCCATAGCGATGGCCAATCCACCGCAAGTGCGCCTTGATAGAGCTGGCACTCCTCACGCACCGAGCAGCTGGTCAGTTTAAGCAGAATACGAGAGGCGATCCGGCTCCACAGCACGCTACGGTAGAGCAGATCTAATTCACCTTGAAAGAGTACCCCACCGGGAACAATTTGACACGCGGCAGCACCCAGGGATTGTAGCTCCTGCTTTAGTAGCTCTTCTAGCCCAGTAGCGGTACGTGCAAATAGGGAGAGCATCGACACTCCTCACGTGAGAGCCCAACGAAGGCGGCCATCATAAAGCAGAGCGCCTGAGAAGGAAACCTAAACCCCTCATCGTGGGGGTGGTTGCTCATCAGCCAAGCGTGTACCTGGCTCTTTTCAAGTTCATTAAAAAAGTATAGGCTGATGGGGCAATTAAGCACTCATCCCACTGGGATGGCGATCGTTTAGGAAATAAAGGAGAGCACACATGCTAAAGTATAAAAAAAGGATTTGGGCGCTACTGATTTGCATGCTGACAGTGCTCAGCTCGCCCCTATTCTCTGCGGAAAATAAACCCGTTCAGTCGACTACTCCCCGAGCTGCCCCCATACCTAAAAAAGCTTCCCTAGAGGACCTTGAGAAACTGAAGTGCTTACAGCAGAAAGCGGATCATGGGGATCAAATCGCTCAATTAGAACTCGGCATTGTTTATGTGAATGGTGATGATCTCCAGCAAGATTTTTCTAAGGCGGCACACTGGTTTTTAAAGTCTGCTGAGCAAGGGGAGTACCACGCTATCACCTCTTTGATGTTGTTGGTTAGAGAGCCAGATCTCGCTTTACCGACGAAGCGTAAGATAGAGGCTTGGCTTAAAGCGCAGGGCGACAAGTTACCCCAATTGGACTTCTCTTAACCTTAATCTTCTCAACAGTCATCAACCAGCAGGATTATCCTACCTATCCTATTTCCTGGATGGTGGAGACGCTAGTGCACAGGAGCTAATAGCTCAGTGGTGCTCTAGCGATTTCTGTGCCGAATAGTTCACCAACTGGTGACCATTTTTGAGACACAGACGCTATTTACTGCTCACAGAATATAGTAGCCTACCCAGCGTTGTTGAATCACCCGAGCGTCCCTGGCGCCTGTGCCCACTGGATCGCTTTTTCAAAAACCGTAGAATACCGTTAAAGGCCACTGAGGTCCCCTCATGAATATCTATTACAATCTTTGCTTTTTGGCAGCATTGGCGGTGGGTATCGCCTTTCTCAACCAATTTATCCATAAGGTGCAAAACACCATTGCCATCACGGCAGGTGCACTAGTAGCCTCTTTGGTACTGCTGACGGCTGGGGGGTTAGGGTGGCTACAGATTGAACCGCTGGCCCGCAATCTGGTGGAACAGATCAATTTTCAAGAATTTTTACTCCAGGGCGTCTTAGGCTTCCTGTTATTTGCGGGGGCTTTGGGGATTAAATTACCCGCTTTACGGGATCAAAAGTGGGAAGTGGCCATCTTAGCGCTGCTCTCCACCCTGCTCTCCACCCTATTGATTGGCTACGGAATTTATAGGGTTGCACCACTATTTCATCTCAATCTCGCTTTGATCTACTGCCTATTATTTGGCGCACTCATTTCTCCGACTGATCCCATTGCCGTATTAGCGATTATCAAATCTATGCGCGCGCCACCACGCATGGCGATTCAGGTTGAAGGAGAGTCGCTGTTCAATGATGGGGTAGGCTTAGTCATTTTCATTACCCTGTTTGCGGTCGCCTTTGGTCATCAAGAGGCCTCTCTGATCTCAGTCTTTAAGCTGTTTTTACAAGAGGCCCTGGGGGGCATGGCCTATGGGCTGTTCATTGGAATCATCGCTCATTTATTGATCAGTGCGACGGATGATGGCAGTTTGGAACTATTGTTAACACTATTAATCCCTACAGCAGCTTTTTCCCTGGCGAATAGGCTCAATATTTCAGGGGCCTTAGCCATGGTGGTGGCGGGGATTATGGTTGGCAATTGGACACGGCAAAGCGGCTTTTCTAAGCAAAGTACACTGTACCTCGACCATTTTTGGGAGCTCATCGATCAATTTTTGAATGCGCTACTGTTCCTGCTCATCGGCTTAACGTTATTATTGATTGAGATTACCCATCGCTCTGTTCTGTTGATGATCAGTGCCATCCCCATCTGTTTAGTCGCTCGCTACTTGAGTGTAGCACTGCCTTTCGCCTGTTTTCGTCGTTTTCGTCACTATAATCCCTATACGCTGCAGATCCTCACTTGGGGGGGGCTGCGCGGCGGCTTGGCATTGGCCATGGCGCTCTCTATCCCCGTGGGTGTCGCTTATGAGCCCTGTTCGCAACTGGATGTCCGGGATTTGTTGTTGGTAATGTGTTATGCTGTAGTGCTGTTTTCTATCTTAGTGCAAGGATCGACGATTGAGCCGATGATTCAGCGTGCCAAACAGGCTGAAATATCAGAGTAAGATTGGCTGCAAAAGCACCGCGGTCTATGAACTTAAAAAACAGACGGTGTAAAACAGCCAATCAGAGTACAATCGGTTGCTGTCGCATGACTAAGCTTTTGTCAGCTGTTATAGAGAGGAATCCATGTCTTTTGAAGTTTTTGAGCAATTAGAAGTTAAAGTACAGCAAGCCATTGATACAATTGCCTTATTGCAAATGGAGATTGATGAGTTAAAGGGAAAAAACCGGGATTTGCAACAAAGCACCCAAGCAGCCACGGACCAATACCAAGCAGTTATTGATGAAAATCAACAACTCAAAGAGCAGCAACAGAGTTGGCAAACGCGGCTACACTCGCTATTAGGCCGTATGGACAGTGTTTGAGACTTGATCTAGCCCTCACCCTCACCCTGAATCAGCTGCAGTTGCTTCTCTGAAGCAGGTACCCACTGCCAGGATTCACACCACGCTGATGCAGTTTGTTAGGGAGGGGAGTCTGTGAATGCTTCCAGTTGCGTGGCATAATCAGCTGCTGAGCACCTTTAGCCTAAGAGCGATACGCCATGCTCGATCCAAACTTATTGCGAAAACAGTTACTCCAGGTGGCCGACCAACTGTCGCGCCGTGGTTATCTGCTCGATACTGCACACTATCAGCAGTTAGAAGATCAACGTAAGAGATTACAAAGCCAGCAGGAGCAGCTACAAGCTGAGCGTAATGCTGGCGCTAAAGCCGTTGGGGAGGCAAAACGGCGAGGTGAGACTACCCAACAAGCGCTGATGCAGCAGTTAACTGAGCTCAGTCACTGCTTAGAGAGCACCACGGTTGAGCTACAACAGGTGCAGTCACAGCTACAAACCCTCTATGACTCATTGCCTAATCTACCGGATCCAGCCGTTCCCTCTGGGAGCGATGAGCAACAGAATCAACTGGTGCGCCAGTGGGGTACACCGCAACACTATCCCTTTGCCGTGCGTGACCATGTCAGTTTGGGAGAGCTGTTGGGTGGCCTCGATTTAGCCGCTGCCAGTCAGTTAAGCGGTTCGCGCTTTATGGTATTGAAGGGGCAGCTGGCACGTCTACACCGTGCTTTGGCACAGTTTATGCTGGATCTGCAAACCACTGAACACGGCTACCAAGAGGTTTATGTCCCCTATCTGGTCAAGCATGAGGCGCTTTACGGAACAGGTCAGTTGCCTAAATTTTCTGAGGATTTATTTCATGTCACCACCTTGGATCAGGAAAAAAGCCGTTATGCGTTGATTCCTACCGCTGAGGTGCCGCTCACCAATTTAGTTCGAGACACCATTGTCCCAGTCGACCAGCTGCCCCTGAAAATGGTGGCCCATACCCCCTGTTTTCGTTCAGAGGCTGGGGCCTATGGCCGTGACACCCGTGGCCTCATTCGCCAACACCAATTTGATAAAGTAGAGCTGGTGCAGATCGTTGAACCCGAGCGGTCGATGCAGGCTTTAGAAGCGCTAACAGCCGATGCTGAGCGGGTTTTACAGCGGCTAGAGCTGCCCTATCGCGTGATGTTATTGTGTACGGGGGATCTGAGCTTTGCCGCTTGCAAGACTTACGATATAGAGGTGTGGCTACCGGCGCAAAACGGTTACCGTGAAATCTCCTCCTGCTCCAATGCGGGGGATTTCCAGGCGCGCCGCTTGCAGGCCCGCTATCGCATCCAGCCCGATCAAAAACCGCGCTTACTGCATACGTTAAATGGCTCTGGTTTACCCATTGGTCGAACCTTGGTGGCACTGCTGGAAAATGGCCAACAAGCGGATGGCCGTATCACTATTCCAGGAGCTTTGCGTCCCTATATGGGGGGGATAGCTTGCCTGGAGTAATCGGTAGCACGGCTGCCCTTAATGCAGTATTGGCTGGTAAGCTACGCCGAAGCGCCTAGCTAAGTCAGCCAGGCGCTTATCAAGCGTCCATAGCTCAGCGCCTGGTGTAATGAGTGTAGAGGCCAGTCAGGCGATGTCCACCAACCCACACCCAATACCATAAAGCCTTTCGCGCTCAATGAACGCCGTTACTGCACATAAGCTTGCCGGGTTGCAGGGCTGTAGAAGACCAAGGTTGTTCAGCGTCTGAGCACGTGGCGATGGGGGCGTTCCACAGGCAATTTCGGCTATGACCATTGGGTGAATGAGTGCGAGATCTAGGCTGATGAGGTCAACTAATGCTGCATTGCCGTTTCGGCAGTGGTCTATCCACACTGAGGTGTCGAAGAGCACCCTCACTGCGAGACGGGGTCCTCCCGGCGACGCGGGACATCCTGAATCTCGGACCTTGTGCCACCTAGCGCCGCCAGGCGCTTGGCTGCTTGTACGCGCATGAAGGTCTTGATCGCCTGTCGAAAAAGATCTGCCTTGCCCATATTGGGATCGGCCACTTCCAAGGCTTTTTCGTAGAGGGCATTGTCAATAGTGACCGTGGTTCTCATAGGGGAATTTCCTCATCAATATTAGTGCTGTTTTACATTAATTTATGCATCAAGCCAAGTGGAGGGTTTGTGATCTGCCCTTGCTGTTAGCCTCTGATTTCCAGCACCCTCTAGAGGGCTGCCTACTGTCATCACCGGGTGGCCTATAAGATAACGGGCGAGGAAGGCGGAAGTGATTTGCGGTACAGCCACTCAGGGGAGCGCTTACCCAAAACTCACCTTGGACTGATGATGAGATCCCTCCTTGCTTGATAGATTCCCCAGCGATTACCCCCATAAAAAGCGCCTAGGCTGATAAGCAGGGCCGGCACGATAGGCTGAAAACCCCACAGCTTTAAGGAGAGCGCACTGAAGCAAAGATAGCTGCCTACGCCTGCCAGAAAGGAACTTAACGCACCGGTGGCGTTGGCAGCGGGCCAATATAACCCTAATACCAGTGGCCATAGAAACACCACCTGTAATCCGCCAAAGGCGAATAAGTTGAGCCAGATTAATAACTGGGGGGGATGCCAAGCCGCTAATAACAGCAGCAGACTTAACAGCAGGATCACCGCCCGGGAGTAACGAGCCAGTCGCTGCGGCTGCTCCCTAGCCTGGGGATCATAGCGTAGATAGAGATCATTGATCACCGTAGCAGAGCACTGCAGCAGCTGGGCATCTACCGTTGACATGATGGCAGACAACGGTGCTGCCAAAAAAATTCCCGCAGCGATCGGTGAGAGTACACTCATCATCAAAGTCGGAATAATCTGATCGGGCACCAATAAATCTGGAAACAGTGCCCGTCCCAAAGTGCCACTCAGGTGCATGGCCAACATCACGATCCCGAGCACGAGGGTTCCTATCACCATCGCCTGATGCATCGCACGACTATTTTTATAAGCCATACAACTGGTCGCTGTGTGCGGCAGCCCCAGTGTGCCAAAACAGACTACGATCCAGAATGAGCAGAGTAGCGGTGCGGTCAAAACCGCTTGGGCACCACCGGGGGTGATCAACTGTGGATCGATCTGTTGCAAAGTGTGTATCGTGTGGGCCAATCCACCCCCCGCAGTGATGACGCCCTGTAATAATAGTCCACTGCCCACTAGCATGATGAACCCTTGCAGTAGATCAGTCAGGACCATTGCCCGAAATCCCCCTATCAGGGTGTATAGGCTAATGGTGGCTCCAAAAATAAGCAGACTGTGCCCATAGGGGAGCCCCAGTACGGTCTGGAGTAAGCGTGCCGCTCCGATAAATTGGACGGTCATCGTGGCAAAGAAAGCGATTAATAAACTGATGCTCGATAAGCAGACGAGTAGCCCGCTCTGATAGCGCGCATAGAGTAGATCATTCAGAGTGATGGCTTGATACCGTCGTGCCAGGATGGCAAATTTTTTGCCCAAAACCCCCAAGGTAAACCAGACGACTGGCAACTGAATCATGGCGACGGCCACCCAGCCTAGACCATAGTGATAGGCGGCCCCCGGGCCACCTATAAACGAGCTGGCACTGATGTAGCTGGTGGTCAAAGTCATGGCCAATAAACAACCCCCCAAACCACGATTACCCAGATAGTAGGCTTGTAGAGATTGTGCGGGTTGGATCCGCGCGGCATAAGCAGCGATCAGAAAAAGTAGTACTAAGTAGACAACGAACGCCGTCAACAGCCCAGAATGATGCACTGAGTTCAGGGCTCTAGGGGCAGGTTTTGAAAACAATAACGAACCATGATCGCACAGAGCCCCATAAACAGCAGTGGCAGTCGTAGGCCAATCCACTCAAACCACACCGGCAGACCGGTACTGCCTAACTCATGCCCAGCACAGCAGAAGGCAGCCACCCAGGCTAGTAAATAGGCGACTGCCAAACCAAATGCCCAGCGGGCCTCTCGGTGCGCTTGAACAAATCGTGTATCCATCATGACTATTCCAGTTGCAGAACTTCGTGGTGGAACCGGCTTTCTCCCTGCCAACTGATCGGGATATTCACCGTTTCACCCAGTTAAACTGAACACCGTTTTGCCTAGTAGTAACGACCCAGTTGGCTCTCCAGATAATGAATATCGGTGCCCCCTTGTTGAAATTGTGGATCACCCAGAATGGCCTGGTGTAGGGGGATATTGCTCTGGATCCCTTCAATAATCAGCTCTGATAGGGCATTGCGCATGCGGGCGATGGCTATCTCTCGGGTGGCCCCATGGGTGATCAATTTGCCAATCAGGGAATCATAATGTGCTGGCACACTGTAACCGGCATAGAGATGGGAGTCCCAGCGCACGCCGAGCCCGCCAGGCGCGTGAAAGCGCGTGATTTTGCCGGGCGAAGGTAAGAAACTCTGCGGATGCTCAGCATTAATACGACACTCTAAGGCATGTCCTTGCAGCCGAACCTGTGGCTGTTGTAGGGTTAGGGGCAATCCTGCGGCGATCTGTAGCTGCTCTTTGACCA
This genomic stretch from unidentified bacterial endosymbiont harbors:
- the rlmKL gene encoding bifunctional 23S rRNA (guanine(2069)-N(7))-methyltransferase RlmK/23S rRNA (guanine(2445)-N(2))-methyltransferase RlmL, which codes for MLSLFARTATGLEELLKQELQSLGAAACQIVPGGVLFQGELDLLYRSVLWSRIASRILLKLTSCSVREECQLYQGALAVDWPSLWSAEATFAVRFIGTSPIIRHSHYGALRIKDAIVDRFQQQALPRPRVAKQDPDLLIEGYLQRDQLILSLDLSGHSLHQRGYRQAAGAAPLKEHLAAALVRRSGWQPGEPLIDPLCGAGTLLIEAALLAADIAPGLQRQQWGFNAWSQHQPAHWQRLQQQAQQRAAAGVKGYQGLLIGYDQAPAVLQQARLNAQHAGVASLITFGVADVCQLINPCPQAGSGVLLTNPPYGERLSCPPALLALYTNLSQNLKRQFAGWRLSLLGQHPDLFHALQLRAERQFKMNNGPLACVQKNYRLAAQPNETRRLATDFANRLAKKQRQLERWAKLEGVNSYRLYDADLPDYNVAIDRYADYLVIQEYQPSQPIEEKKRQGRLAQVLQETCRITQLPEEQLIVKVRQRQRGHTQYQKLAQQGEWLAVVEYGATLWVNLTDYVDTGLFLDHRRTRRLVGQLASGQDFLNLFCYTASATVQAGRAGARSTTSVDLSNTYLNWAARNLQSSDLLGSQHRLIQADCLTWLAVCEQQFDLILVDPPTFSRSKRMEQTFDVQRDQLKLFTELRRLLRPQGLVLFSNSRQGFRLDSAGLRALQLVAEEITEKTRSPDFNRARSSHRCWSIRHQLLADS
- a CDS encoding tetratricopeptide repeat protein, with protein sequence MLKYKKRIWALLICMLTVLSSPLFSAENKPVQSTTPRAAPIPKKASLEDLEKLKCLQQKADHGDQIAQLELGIVYVNGDDLQQDFSKAAHWFLKSAEQGEYHAITSLMLLVREPDLALPTKRKIEAWLKAQGDKLPQLDFS
- a CDS encoding cation:proton antiporter, yielding MNIYYNLCFLAALAVGIAFLNQFIHKVQNTIAITAGALVASLVLLTAGGLGWLQIEPLARNLVEQINFQEFLLQGVLGFLLFAGALGIKLPALRDQKWEVAILALLSTLLSTLLIGYGIYRVAPLFHLNLALIYCLLFGALISPTDPIAVLAIIKSMRAPPRMAIQVEGESLFNDGVGLVIFITLFAVAFGHQEASLISVFKLFLQEALGGMAYGLFIGIIAHLLISATDDGSLELLLTLLIPTAAFSLANRLNISGALAMVVAGIMVGNWTRQSGFSKQSTLYLDHFWELIDQFLNALLFLLIGLTLLLIEITHRSVLLMISAIPICLVARYLSVALPFACFRRFRHYNPYTLQILTWGGLRGGLALAMALSIPVGVAYEPCSQLDVRDLLLVMCYAVVLFSILVQGSTIEPMIQRAKQAEISE
- the zapB gene encoding cell division protein ZapB, whose translation is MSFEVFEQLEVKVQQAIDTIALLQMEIDELKGKNRDLQQSTQAATDQYQAVIDENQQLKEQQQSWQTRLHSLLGRMDSV
- the serS gene encoding serine--tRNA ligase — its product is MLDPNLLRKQLLQVADQLSRRGYLLDTAHYQQLEDQRKRLQSQQEQLQAERNAGAKAVGEAKRRGETTQQALMQQLTELSHCLESTTVELQQVQSQLQTLYDSLPNLPDPAVPSGSDEQQNQLVRQWGTPQHYPFAVRDHVSLGELLGGLDLAAASQLSGSRFMVLKGQLARLHRALAQFMLDLQTTEHGYQEVYVPYLVKHEALYGTGQLPKFSEDLFHVTTLDQEKSRYALIPTAEVPLTNLVRDTIVPVDQLPLKMVAHTPCFRSEAGAYGRDTRGLIRQHQFDKVELVQIVEPERSMQALEALTADAERVLQRLELPYRVMLLCTGDLSFAACKTYDIEVWLPAQNGYREISSCSNAGDFQARRLQARYRIQPDQKPRLLHTLNGSGLPIGRTLVALLENGQQADGRITIPGALRPYMGGIACLE
- a CDS encoding type II toxin-antitoxin system VapB family antitoxin, with protein sequence MRTTVTIDNALYEKALEVADPNMGKADLFRQAIKTFMRVQAAKRLAALGGTRSEIQDVPRRREDPVSQ
- the panF gene encoding sodium/pantothenate symporter — translated: MHHSGLLTAFVVYLVLLFLIAAYAARIQPAQSLQAYYLGNRGLGGCLLAMTLTTSYISASSFIGGPGAAYHYGLGWVAVAMIQLPVVWFTLGVLGKKFAILARRYQAITLNDLLYARYQSGLLVCLSSISLLIAFFATMTVQFIGAARLLQTVLGLPYGHSLLIFGATISLYTLIGGFRAMVLTDLLQGFIMLVGSGLLLQGVITAGGGLAHTIHTLQQIDPQLITPGGAQAVLTAPLLCSFWIVVCFGTLGLPHTATSCMAYKNSRAMHQAMVIGTLVLGIVMLAMHLSGTLGRALFPDLLVPDQIIPTLMMSVLSPIAAGIFLAAPLSAIMSTVDAQLLQCSATVINDLYLRYDPQAREQPQRLARYSRAVILLLSLLLLLAAWHPPQLLIWLNLFAFGGLQVVFLWPLVLGLYWPAANATGALSSFLAGVGSYLCFSALSLKLWGFQPIVPALLISLGAFYGGNRWGIYQARRDLIISPR
- a CDS encoding DUF997 family protein is translated as MDTRFVQAHREARWAFGLAVAYLLAWVAAFCCAGHELGSTGLPVWFEWIGLRLPLLFMGLCAIMVRYCFQNLPLEP